The following proteins come from a genomic window of Paenibacillus swuensis:
- the yqeK gene encoding bis(5'-nucleosyl)-tetraphosphatase (symmetrical) YqeK: MHSITREAMMKAVEGAMPLKRWKHTLGVMETAVTLAQRFGGDPHKADLAALLHDYAKYWPTDRMEAVIREQGLPHELLEFDKELWHAPVGAYAVQRDFGIEDEEVLDAIRYHTSGRADMTLLDRIVCLADYMEPGRDFPGVDRIRELAEENLNLALVAGFDSTIGLLVSKNKRILPSTVEARNSLITEVRTSKEE, encoded by the coding sequence ATGCATAGCATCACACGGGAAGCAATGATGAAAGCGGTTGAAGGCGCGATGCCTCTGAAACGGTGGAAACATACGTTGGGCGTCATGGAAACGGCCGTCACTTTGGCCCAGAGGTTTGGCGGTGATCCGCATAAGGCGGATTTAGCAGCATTGTTGCATGATTATGCCAAATATTGGCCGACAGACCGAATGGAAGCCGTTATCCGCGAACAAGGCTTGCCGCACGAACTGTTGGAATTTGATAAAGAACTTTGGCATGCACCGGTAGGGGCTTACGCGGTACAGCGCGATTTTGGCATTGAGGATGAAGAAGTGTTGGACGCGATACGCTACCATACCTCCGGACGGGCGGATATGACGTTGCTGGACCGGATTGTCTGTCTTGCGGACTATATGGAGCCCGGGCGGGATTTTCCGGGAGTGGACCGCATTCGGGAGCTGGCTGAGGAGAATTTAAACCTCGCTTTAGTCGCGGGATTTGATTCGACGATCGGGTTGCTGGTGTCCAAAAATAAGCGTATTTTACCATCAACCGTTGAAGCTCGAAACTCATTAATTACAGAAGTAAGAACATCTAAGGAGGAATAG
- the rsfS gene encoding ribosome silencing factor, translated as MAATSEQLLEAVVRAAEDKKAMNVVALNLEGISLVADYFVICHGNSDTQVNAITTEIKKQADSVGVALRGVEGTDTGRWVLIDLGDVVVHVFHRDEREYYNIERLWSDAKVVELA; from the coding sequence ATGGCAGCAACTTCAGAACAATTACTCGAAGCTGTGGTAAGAGCGGCGGAAGATAAAAAAGCAATGAATGTCGTTGCGTTAAACTTGGAGGGCATTTCCTTGGTCGCGGACTATTTCGTCATTTGCCACGGGAATTCCGACACGCAAGTAAACGCGATTACTACGGAAATCAAGAAGCAAGCCGACAGTGTCGGGGTAGCTTTGCGCGGCGTTGAAGGTACGGATACAGGTCGTTGGGTGCTGATTGATCTGGGCGACGTGGTTGTCCATGTGTTCCACCGGGATGAGCGTGAATACTACAACATCGAGCGTCTCTGGTCAGATGCGAAGGTGGTTGAGCTCGCATGA
- a CDS encoding CvfB family protein, with the protein MSLTAGTIVKLKVNREVSPFGFFVGDGEEELLMPYSDANTKVRVGDNVEVFIHHDTDDRMMATMRRPVLTLGEMALLQVADIHPRLGCFLEMGLGRQMLLPNRQLPELHELRPLIGDHVYAVMGHDKQGRLLAKLATEDELIERCFHAPSSWKGQWMEAVVYKPLQMGTFVVVEGGVLGFGAIGMIHASERVGLPRLGERVKVRVAFIREDGRVNLSMKQPKEVGRDDDAELLLAFIKERPNGGMPYSDATAADLIQTRFGISKSAFKRAVGKLMKEGLVYQEGSWTYLTANREQAGQGANQEPGESEQE; encoded by the coding sequence ATGAGTCTGACAGCAGGCACAATCGTTAAGCTAAAGGTGAACCGTGAGGTTTCACCTTTCGGTTTTTTTGTGGGGGACGGCGAAGAGGAACTGCTCATGCCTTACTCTGATGCGAATACGAAAGTTCGGGTAGGCGACAATGTTGAAGTTTTCATCCACCACGATACCGATGACCGGATGATGGCAACGATGCGCAGACCCGTGCTTACGCTGGGAGAGATGGCGCTGCTGCAAGTAGCTGACATTCATCCGCGGCTAGGCTGCTTCCTTGAGATGGGGTTGGGCCGTCAGATGCTTCTGCCTAACCGACAGCTGCCGGAGTTGCATGAGCTGCGCCCGCTTATCGGGGACCATGTCTATGCCGTCATGGGGCATGACAAGCAAGGGCGCTTGCTAGCCAAGCTAGCAACCGAGGACGAGCTGATAGAGCGCTGCTTTCACGCGCCTTCCTCGTGGAAGGGCCAATGGATGGAGGCTGTCGTGTACAAGCCTCTGCAGATGGGCACTTTCGTCGTCGTGGAAGGCGGCGTGCTTGGTTTTGGCGCGATCGGCATGATTCATGCCTCGGAGCGTGTAGGTTTACCGCGCCTCGGTGAGCGCGTGAAGGTGCGTGTTGCCTTTATTCGTGAGGACGGACGCGTGAACCTATCGATGAAGCAGCCGAAGGAAGTCGGCCGGGATGATGACGCGGAGCTTCTGCTCGCGTTCATCAAGGAGCGTCCGAACGGCGGCATGCCGTATTCCGACGCAACGGCGGCGGATTTGATCCAGACGCGCTTCGGTATAAGCAAGTCGGCTTTTAAGCGGGCCGTAGGGAAGCTGATGAAGGAAGGCTTGGTATATCAGGAGGGCAGCTGGACGTACTTAACAGCGAACCGGGAGCAAGCCGGGCAGGGAGCGAATCAGGAACCGGGCGAGAGTGAGCAGGAGTAG
- a CDS encoding class I SAM-dependent DNA methyltransferase — protein MSYGQFAYVYDRLMEDMPYPEWVEWAQTCWTRQLSDLLGHVEGQPHVNFSHSVIPKHVVDLGCGTGSVTIPLAKAGYRITGIDLSEDMLAVAGHKQLEQGIPSEQIRWLQQDMREWKLAEPVDAVISFCDCLNYLLEEEDVVSAFRQSYEGLKEGGMFLFDVHHPNQLRRYYESQPFMLNLEDVAYIWTCDYLEDLMQIEHELTIFAEEPGSSGLFRRVDEVHTQRAYALKWLELQLKEAGFREVRMYADFKFEAPTEESDRVFFVAVK, from the coding sequence ATGTCTTATGGCCAATTCGCCTATGTTTACGACCGGCTTATGGAGGATATGCCTTATCCGGAATGGGTCGAATGGGCGCAGACTTGCTGGACACGTCAGTTGTCGGATTTGCTCGGTCATGTCGAAGGACAACCCCATGTGAACTTTTCTCATTCTGTTATCCCCAAACACGTCGTAGATTTGGGATGCGGAACAGGTAGTGTCACGATTCCTTTGGCTAAAGCCGGCTATCGCATAACAGGTATTGACCTGTCCGAAGATATGTTGGCCGTGGCCGGTCACAAACAGTTGGAACAAGGCATCCCCTCTGAACAGATTCGCTGGTTGCAACAAGATATGAGGGAGTGGAAGCTGGCTGAACCTGTTGATGCCGTCATTTCTTTTTGCGACTGCCTCAACTATCTGCTTGAAGAGGAAGATGTGGTTTCTGCTTTTCGCCAATCCTATGAAGGTCTGAAAGAAGGCGGGATGTTCCTGTTTGATGTGCATCATCCGAACCAGCTTCGCCGATATTATGAGAGTCAGCCGTTTATGCTCAATCTGGAGGATGTCGCTTATATTTGGACTTGCGATTACTTGGAAGATTTGATGCAGATTGAGCATGAGCTTACCATTTTTGCGGAGGAACCGGGTTCATCGGGGTTATTTAGGCGTGTGGATGAGGTTCATACCCAGCGCGCATATGCCTTGAAATGGTTGGAGCTGCAGTTAAAAGAAGCGGGCTTTCGCGAGGTGCGGATGTATGCGGATTTCAAGTTTGAGGCGCCTACGGAGGAATCGGATCGAGTGTTCTTTGTGGCAGTCAAGTGA
- the leuS gene encoding leucine--tRNA ligase produces the protein MEKEQGYIPQTIEPKWQQHWDQNKTFKVLENSDKPKFYALDMFPYPSGDGLHVGHPEGYTATDIVSRYKRARGYNVLHPMGWDAFGLPAEQYALNTGNHPQGFTTKNIDNFRRQIKSLGFSYDWDCEISTTDPAYYKWTQWIFIQLYNKGLAYVAEVPVNWCAELGTVLANEEVIDGKSERGGFPVVRKPMRQWILKITEYAERLLEDLEELDWSESIKDMQRNWIGKSKGAEVVFDIDGHQDAKLTVFTTRPDTLFGATYAVLAPEHALVESITTAEQQDAVKQYQEKAARKSDLERTDLAKDKTGVFTGAYALNPANGAKLPIWIADYVLAGYGTGAIMAVPGHDQRDWEFAKQFELPIVEVVAGGNVQEEAYTAAGPHVNSEFLNGLNNEDAIAKMITWLEGEGKGQGKVTYRLRDWLFSRQRYWGEPIPILHLEDGTMKPVPDDQLPLMLPETNEIKPSGTGESPLANVTDWVNTIDPETGMKAMRETNTMPQWAGSCWYYLRFIDPHNDKELCSQDKQQQWLPVDLYIGGAEHAVLHLLYARFWHKVLYDLGVVATKEPFHKLVNQGMILGDNNEKMSKSRGNVINPDDIVKEFGADTLRMYEMFMGPLEATKPWNTNGVEGTYRFLSRIWRLFVSDNGQLHPKITEADNGTETFQRTWHKTIKKITEDYENLRFNTAISQLMIFVNEAYKADHVPMQAAKDFVQMLAPLAPHIAEELWEKLGHSESITYAAWPTYDEVRTVENEVEIVVQVNGKIVDRITIAADLNEADMEAKAMESDKVIEAMNGKAVRKVIAVKGKIVNIVVG, from the coding sequence ATGGAAAAAGAACAAGGCTACATCCCCCAAACCATCGAACCCAAATGGCAGCAGCACTGGGATCAGAACAAAACATTCAAAGTGCTTGAAAACAGCGACAAGCCCAAGTTCTACGCGCTGGATATGTTCCCTTATCCGTCCGGTGACGGCCTGCACGTAGGTCATCCTGAAGGTTATACGGCCACGGATATCGTATCCCGCTATAAACGGGCGCGCGGCTACAACGTGTTACACCCTATGGGCTGGGACGCGTTCGGCTTGCCGGCGGAGCAATATGCTCTGAACACGGGGAACCACCCGCAGGGCTTCACAACCAAGAACATTGATAATTTCCGCCGTCAGATTAAATCCCTGGGGTTCTCCTACGACTGGGACTGCGAAATTTCCACGACGGATCCGGCTTACTATAAGTGGACGCAGTGGATCTTCATCCAGTTGTACAATAAAGGTCTTGCTTACGTGGCTGAAGTGCCTGTGAACTGGTGCGCGGAGTTGGGTACGGTATTGGCGAATGAAGAAGTTATTGATGGCAAAAGTGAGCGCGGCGGCTTCCCGGTTGTGCGCAAACCGATGCGCCAATGGATTCTGAAAATTACCGAGTATGCCGAGCGTCTGCTGGAAGATCTGGAAGAACTGGACTGGTCGGAGAGCATCAAAGATATGCAACGGAACTGGATTGGCAAATCCAAGGGCGCGGAGGTTGTCTTTGATATCGACGGTCACCAGGATGCGAAGCTAACGGTCTTCACAACTCGTCCAGACACACTGTTCGGCGCAACGTATGCGGTTCTGGCGCCGGAGCATGCTCTTGTGGAGTCGATTACAACAGCGGAGCAACAGGATGCGGTGAAGCAATATCAAGAGAAGGCGGCGCGCAAGTCCGACCTTGAGCGCACCGACCTTGCCAAAGATAAGACAGGCGTATTCACAGGCGCCTATGCCTTGAATCCCGCGAACGGTGCAAAGCTTCCGATCTGGATCGCGGATTATGTGTTGGCAGGTTATGGCACAGGAGCAATCATGGCCGTTCCGGGCCACGATCAGCGTGACTGGGAATTCGCCAAGCAATTCGAGCTGCCGATCGTTGAGGTGGTTGCGGGCGGCAATGTGCAAGAAGAAGCTTATACGGCCGCGGGTCCTCACGTGAATTCGGAATTCTTGAACGGACTCAACAATGAAGACGCGATTGCCAAGATGATTACCTGGCTGGAAGGCGAAGGAAAAGGTCAGGGCAAGGTGACCTATCGTCTGCGTGACTGGTTGTTCAGCCGTCAGCGTTATTGGGGTGAGCCGATTCCGATTCTTCATCTGGAAGACGGAACGATGAAGCCTGTTCCCGACGATCAATTGCCGTTAATGCTGCCGGAAACGAACGAAATCAAACCGTCCGGTACCGGTGAATCTCCGCTGGCGAACGTGACCGACTGGGTCAACACGATTGATCCGGAAACCGGCATGAAAGCGATGCGTGAAACAAACACCATGCCTCAGTGGGCAGGCAGCTGCTGGTATTACCTGCGGTTTATCGATCCGCATAACGACAAGGAGCTGTGCTCTCAAGACAAGCAGCAGCAATGGCTTCCCGTAGATCTTTATATCGGCGGTGCAGAGCATGCAGTGCTTCACTTGCTCTATGCCCGCTTCTGGCATAAAGTGTTGTATGACCTGGGTGTTGTCGCAACCAAAGAGCCGTTCCATAAGCTTGTCAACCAAGGTATGATTCTGGGCGATAACAACGAGAAAATGAGTAAATCCCGCGGCAATGTCATTAATCCGGATGATATCGTGAAGGAATTCGGCGCGGACACACTGCGGATGTACGAAATGTTCATGGGCCCGCTGGAAGCGACGAAGCCTTGGAACACGAACGGTGTGGAAGGAACCTACCGCTTCCTGAGCCGGATCTGGCGTCTGTTTGTATCCGACAATGGGCAATTGCATCCTAAAATTACAGAAGCGGATAATGGTACGGAAACCTTCCAGCGCACATGGCACAAAACGATCAAAAAAATAACGGAGGATTACGAGAACCTCCGCTTTAATACCGCGATTTCGCAGCTTATGATATTTGTGAACGAAGCCTACAAAGCAGATCATGTTCCAATGCAAGCCGCCAAAGACTTCGTTCAGATGCTGGCGCCTCTGGCTCCTCACATCGCGGAAGAACTTTGGGAGAAGCTGGGTCACAGCGAATCCATTACTTACGCGGCATGGCCGACGTACGACGAAGTGCGGACGGTGGAGAACGAAGTGGAAATCGTTGTCCAAGTCAACGGTAAAATCGTAGACCGGATTACGATCGCTGCCGATCTGAACGAAGCGGACATGGAAGCGAAAGCGATGGAGTCCGATAAAGTAATTGAAGCGATGAACGGGAAAGCCGTGCGCAAGGTCATTGCGGTTAAAGGCAAAATTGTAAATATCGTTGTTGGCTGA
- the comER gene encoding late competence protein ComER, whose product MRIGFIGTGSMGSILIESFIQSGAVLPQKIVAANRTFVKAQTLATKYPGLQAVHNNTTVAMTADIVFLCVKPKEFRKVIEEIKDDLKPEQLLVSITSPVQIRQLEAEVPSKVSKIIPSITNYVCSGATLCIHGARVMPEEQLLLENLLEHVSMPIRIEEEFTRVSSDLSSCGPAFLAFFVQKFVDAAVEETGIPHEEATRLASEMVLGTGKLLTVGGFTPETLQKRVSVPGGITEEALRLLSVRLHGVFNELIETTHKKYYEDVEQVEAQFYVQKVD is encoded by the coding sequence ATGAGAATTGGTTTCATCGGTACGGGAAGCATGGGGAGTATTCTGATTGAGTCGTTCATCCAATCCGGTGCTGTATTGCCCCAGAAAATCGTGGCTGCTAACCGAACATTCGTTAAGGCGCAAACATTGGCGACGAAATATCCCGGCCTGCAGGCAGTTCACAATAATACAACGGTTGCTATGACAGCCGATATCGTATTCCTATGTGTGAAACCTAAAGAGTTCCGCAAAGTCATTGAAGAAATTAAAGATGATCTGAAGCCGGAGCAATTGCTTGTATCTATTACAAGTCCAGTCCAGATTCGACAGTTGGAAGCGGAAGTGCCGAGTAAGGTGTCCAAAATTATTCCAAGTATAACCAATTATGTATGCAGTGGGGCTACGTTATGTATTCATGGAGCCAGGGTTATGCCGGAAGAACAACTGTTGTTGGAGAACTTGCTGGAGCATGTGTCGATGCCAATACGAATAGAAGAGGAATTTACGCGAGTATCCTCCGATTTGTCGAGCTGCGGACCGGCTTTTCTTGCCTTTTTCGTGCAAAAATTCGTCGATGCCGCAGTCGAGGAAACCGGCATTCCCCATGAGGAAGCGACCAGACTGGCATCAGAGATGGTGCTTGGCACCGGTAAGCTGCTGACGGTCGGAGGCTTCACCCCGGAGACATTGCAGAAACGCGTCAGCGTCCCCGGCGGTATAACCGAGGAAGCGTTGCGTTTGTTGAGCGTGAGGCTGCACGGCGTCTTCAACGAATTAATTGAGACGACGCACAAGAAATATTATGAAGATGTGGAACAAGTTGAAGCTCAATTTTACGTTCAAAAGGTTGACTAG
- a CDS encoding ComEA family DNA-binding protein: MCTKKGEIIIALLSGRAAKGLLLAIMLCICGWISFIVLVSREQEAPPGWMAVNEGMEEAMKDAPLAADKESNVSSDVHSPQSKSAQTPTIREIQTPVLEASTTAKSPAPAKSSSTTKPPEPPQPRAATGGILNINEATAVQLDTLPGIGPSKAEAIVAFREQGGPFQSIEQIQDVKGIGPKLFDKIKGLISVENMRK; encoded by the coding sequence GTGTGCACAAAGAAAGGGGAGATCATTATAGCTTTGTTATCGGGACGAGCAGCCAAAGGTTTATTGCTCGCAATTATGCTATGCATTTGTGGATGGATCAGTTTTATTGTATTGGTTTCAAGGGAACAGGAAGCACCGCCGGGTTGGATGGCTGTCAATGAGGGTATGGAGGAAGCAATGAAGGATGCTCCTTTGGCAGCGGATAAGGAGAGCAATGTCAGTTCCGATGTACATTCCCCACAGTCTAAGTCTGCTCAAACACCTACAATTCGCGAAATCCAGACACCTGTGCTTGAAGCTTCAACTACCGCGAAGTCTCCCGCACCCGCGAAATCATCCTCAACCACCAAGCCCCCCGAACCCCCGCAGCCTAGGGCAGCGACCGGCGGTATCCTGAACATCAACGAGGCAACTGCGGTACAACTGGACACATTACCCGGGATCGGTCCTAGTAAGGCGGAGGCGATTGTGGCTTTCAGGGAACAAGGCGGCCCTTTTCAGAGCATTGAACAGATTCAGGATGTAAAGGGAATTGGCCCGAAGCTTTTTGACAAAATAAAAGGTTTGATCTCCGTGGAAAATATGAGAAAATAA
- a CDS encoding deoxycytidylate deaminase, producing the protein MTNQHATLPVRKDWDTYFMDIAHMAATRSQCPRRHVGAVLVQGKKLLGTAYNGAPMGVDDCSEAGCMLVEEYEMKLAGDGQEILVKKQRCVRTIHAEQNLLLFTDRSDREGSTVYVTDQPCWTCANLLANSGVSEVVYHRPYMKDSEKVKAMMHQRGIVFRMMEGYKPPIGTEMPLT; encoded by the coding sequence ATGACGAATCAACACGCAACATTACCTGTCCGCAAAGATTGGGACACCTATTTCATGGATATCGCACATATGGCGGCAACCCGCTCACAATGTCCGAGAAGGCATGTAGGCGCGGTGCTGGTTCAGGGCAAGAAGTTGCTCGGAACAGCTTATAACGGCGCTCCCATGGGAGTTGACGACTGCTCCGAGGCTGGCTGCATGCTTGTTGAAGAATACGAGATGAAGCTGGCGGGAGACGGGCAGGAGATACTTGTCAAAAAGCAACGTTGCGTGCGAACCATTCACGCCGAACAGAATTTGTTGCTGTTTACCGATCGAAGCGACCGCGAAGGCTCAACGGTCTATGTTACGGATCAGCCTTGCTGGACGTGTGCCAATCTGCTGGCTAACAGCGGTGTAAGCGAGGTAGTCTACCATCGCCCCTACATGAAAGACAGTGAGAAAGTGAAAGCCATGATGCATCAGCGCGGAATCGTGTTCCGGATGATGGAAGGCTATAAGCCTCCGATCGGTACTGAAATGCCTTTAACTTAA
- a CDS encoding ComEC/Rec2 family competence protein, which produces MRRPLVVFTVHCVLGCWAALSLQGFSYLWTALPVAGMIPLLLKTGRLSFPQALVCMLGFLLASIYADIVDQQNYSLIKAPAYVEEMEVEITGIVVSKPERDGDRVLLNAYTKSVAAGRQYSSKQLREKVQVYIKLEREDEISVVETWKRGDTIFLKGALRTFGKARNFGGFDYGEYLRLHRVTGKCKPKVWTMSVYLRQRN; this is translated from the coding sequence TTGAGAAGACCTTTGGTTGTATTCACGGTTCACTGTGTGCTGGGATGTTGGGCGGCCTTGTCTCTTCAAGGTTTCAGCTATCTGTGGACGGCACTCCCGGTTGCCGGTATGATTCCGCTGCTGTTGAAAACAGGCAGGCTAAGCTTCCCTCAGGCTTTGGTTTGCATGTTGGGTTTTCTTCTAGCGAGTATTTATGCGGACATCGTAGATCAACAAAACTATAGTCTTATTAAAGCACCCGCTTACGTCGAAGAAATGGAAGTGGAGATCACAGGTATTGTCGTCTCGAAGCCCGAACGTGACGGCGACCGTGTCTTGCTGAATGCTTATACGAAGTCAGTGGCAGCCGGGAGACAATACTCTTCCAAGCAACTTCGGGAAAAGGTGCAGGTATACATCAAGCTTGAAAGAGAAGATGAGATTAGCGTGGTTGAGACATGGAAGAGGGGGGACACCATATTCCTTAAAGGAGCGCTTCGGACATTCGGAAAGGCGCGAAATTTCGGGGGGTTTGATTATGGTGAGTATTTGCGCCTTCACCGCGTTACTGGAAAGTGCAAACCAAAGGTTTGGACAATGTCAGTGTATCTTCGCCAAAGGAACTGA
- a CDS encoding DNA internalization-related competence protein ComEC/Rec2 has translation MDNVSVSSPKELTLKLRLLRWNDAVRDVLGEQTDRIFHPDQAGFMKSLMLGITEDVDPLQFQQFSKLGLTHILAISGMHVAVFVGACSWLFRGFGLTRERNLGLTFILVPIYVVLSGASPSAIRAGIMAMIALYAAKNNVLKDGLHILCAAALLMLIWNPYYLRDVSFQLSFIVTAGLILWVPAVNQCLPLRSSMLRSSVSITLVAQCVSFPLTVYYFNQFSLLSFAANFVLVPYISFLILPFGTLTLLIGSIFPSAGFCFARMTEKLNAFSFQFVEHLNGFAFFTSIWPKPSVMWILCYYALLAWVIQGTLYLAGNAQSLQTWKRLGYGSLPIILIISLLWLGYSPERFTREGSVHFIDVGQGDCIFIRTPEGRTMLIDGGGTLQFTKSGEEWRIRRDPYEVGRKMLVPLLKQRGIHTIDYVVLSHQDQDHIGGLQAVLEDIPVGNVVFNGTLKEHSEGVYKLFRTAMDKRSVLIAADRGKKLTLDPDTTIEFLFPEDEDGNDNTIISAPEQNEVSLIMLMKMAQSTFLFTGDAGMPSEDLLMSLTPRPPLSASGDEESPRLDVLKIGHHGSKNSTSETWLQYWHPRMAVISAGSNNLYGHPHPDVLSKLKAEGSAVYRTDTMGEIQMRVDKVGIAVRSKLPIR, from the coding sequence TTGGACAATGTCAGTGTATCTTCGCCAAAGGAACTGACTCTGAAGTTACGATTACTGCGTTGGAATGATGCGGTAAGAGATGTACTGGGAGAACAGACGGATCGGATTTTTCATCCCGATCAAGCCGGTTTTATGAAAAGTTTGATGCTCGGCATTACGGAAGACGTCGATCCCCTGCAGTTTCAGCAGTTTTCCAAGCTCGGTCTGACGCATATCCTTGCCATTTCCGGCATGCACGTAGCCGTTTTCGTGGGTGCTTGCAGCTGGTTGTTTCGCGGGTTTGGTCTTACAAGAGAACGAAACTTGGGACTGACTTTCATTCTCGTGCCGATTTACGTTGTTCTTTCCGGGGCTTCTCCTTCAGCCATCCGAGCAGGCATAATGGCGATGATTGCGTTGTACGCGGCCAAGAACAACGTGCTAAAGGACGGTCTTCATATCCTTTGCGCAGCAGCTTTGCTCATGCTGATTTGGAATCCATATTACCTTCGTGATGTCAGCTTTCAATTATCTTTTATCGTAACGGCAGGCTTAATTCTATGGGTACCCGCGGTAAATCAATGCTTGCCCCTCCGGTCCTCCATGCTGCGGAGCAGTGTTTCCATCACACTCGTGGCGCAATGCGTATCCTTTCCTCTGACGGTGTATTATTTCAATCAATTCTCACTCTTATCATTCGCTGCTAATTTTGTGCTCGTTCCCTACATAAGCTTTCTGATCCTGCCGTTCGGAACTTTAACGCTCTTGATCGGCAGTATCTTTCCCTCCGCAGGATTCTGCTTCGCGCGGATGACGGAGAAATTAAACGCTTTTTCCTTTCAATTCGTGGAACATTTAAATGGTTTTGCTTTCTTTACGTCCATTTGGCCCAAACCTTCGGTGATGTGGATTCTCTGCTATTACGCGTTGTTGGCTTGGGTGATCCAAGGGACTTTATATCTCGCGGGGAATGCTCAATCCCTCCAGACATGGAAACGTTTAGGGTACGGCTCATTGCCTATCATCCTCATTATTTCTTTATTGTGGCTCGGTTACAGTCCTGAACGGTTTACGCGCGAAGGAAGTGTCCATTTTATCGATGTGGGACAGGGGGATTGCATCTTTATCCGAACCCCGGAAGGACGCACGATGTTGATTGACGGGGGCGGAACGCTGCAATTTACAAAGTCCGGGGAAGAATGGCGTATCCGCAGGGATCCATATGAAGTGGGGCGCAAAATGCTTGTTCCGCTGCTGAAGCAAAGAGGGATCCATACGATTGATTATGTTGTGCTTTCGCATCAGGATCAGGACCATATCGGCGGTTTGCAGGCTGTGTTGGAAGACATCCCGGTGGGGAACGTTGTTTTTAACGGCACGCTTAAAGAGCATTCGGAAGGAGTATATAAGCTTTTTCGAACAGCTATGGACAAGAGGAGCGTATTGATTGCGGCTGACCGAGGAAAGAAACTGACATTGGACCCGGATACAACGATTGAATTTCTCTTTCCTGAGGATGAGGACGGAAACGACAATACCATTATATCCGCACCTGAGCAGAATGAAGTTTCCTTAATCATGCTCATGAAGATGGCGCAATCGACCTTTCTGTTTACAGGGGATGCGGGTATGCCTTCTGAAGATTTATTGATGAGCCTGACACCCCGACCGCCATTGTCTGCAAGTGGTGATGAGGAGAGCCCCCGACTCGATGTGCTCAAAATAGGGCATCACGGAAGCAAGAACTCCACTTCGGAGACATGGCTTCAGTATTGGCACCCGCGAATGGCTGTGATTTCAGCCGGCTCCAACAATCTTTACGGTCATCCTCATCCGGATGTGTTATCCAAGTTGAAAGCGGAGGGAAGCGCCGTCTATCGAACGGATACGATGGGTGAGATCCAGATGCGGGTTGATAAAGTAGGCATCGCGGTCAGATCGAAATTACCGATACGATAA
- a CDS encoding prenyltransferase has product MDQMRMFLRASRFYVLPAILIPVILGSVAAYTWTGEFHPVLLLITLLGSAAAHLFSNMINDLWDYRNGVDDAAKETAQAISTNSGFLTKGIYSEKKFAFYTWLLFFVALLCGIALAVATDALVLIFAVLGALIAYFYVAPPIKFGYRGKGYSEIGIFLAFGAIPVMGSYYVQAGHINWEVFLISCPVGILTTLILFNHHFLHWRADEASGKRTLVVVWGEERALKFSMALAILAYVTLIAGVLFGALHWLALTGLLTAIPLANKYKVMKPVNPSEAYLPLMKGALDAVLSCGLVMIASLLIQAWFL; this is encoded by the coding sequence ATGGACCAAATGCGTATGTTTCTTCGCGCGTCCAGATTTTACGTGTTGCCGGCCATCCTGATCCCGGTCATTCTTGGATCTGTAGCAGCTTATACTTGGACAGGAGAGTTTCATCCCGTCCTGTTGCTGATTACGTTGCTGGGTTCCGCGGCGGCTCACTTGTTTTCTAATATGATTAATGACTTATGGGATTATAGGAACGGCGTTGATGATGCGGCCAAAGAGACGGCTCAAGCCATATCTACCAATTCCGGATTTCTGACAAAGGGTATATACAGCGAGAAGAAATTCGCGTTCTATACTTGGTTGCTGTTCTTCGTAGCATTGCTGTGCGGCATCGCTCTAGCCGTTGCCACGGATGCCCTTGTACTGATATTCGCGGTACTGGGAGCGCTCATCGCCTATTTCTATGTAGCACCTCCCATTAAGTTCGGATATCGGGGCAAGGGTTACAGCGAAATCGGGATCTTTTTGGCGTTCGGAGCTATACCGGTGATGGGCAGTTACTATGTACAAGCCGGCCACATCAACTGGGAAGTGTTTCTCATTTCATGTCCTGTGGGCATCCTGACCACTTTAATTCTCTTCAACCATCATTTCCTTCATTGGAGGGCGGATGAAGCATCGGGAAAACGAACGTTAGTCGTCGTCTGGGGAGAGGAGCGGGCATTGAAATTTTCTATGGCGCTCGCCATATTGGCTTATGTCACTCTTATCGCCGGCGTGCTGTTTGGCGCTTTACATTGGCTCGCGCTTACCGGATTACTTACAGCCATTCCGTTGGCCAATAAATACAAGGTCATGAAGCCTGTTAATCCATCCGAGGCTTACCTTCCTTTAATGAAAGGCGCTTTGGATGCCGTGTTAAGCTGCGGATTAGTCATGATCGCTTCGTTGCTGATTCAAGCCTGGTTTTTGTAA